From Mycolicibacterium nivoides, a single genomic window includes:
- a CDS encoding PLP-dependent cysteine synthase family protein — MNHALSTRSFHVLRRNRGPNTMVGHTPTLWVSTPFADAGRGFWAKLEGFNPGGMKDRPAMHMVEQARARGDLKPGGHIIESTSGTLGLGLAFAGTIYHHPVTLVTDPGLEPIIERMLTAYGAQVSTVTEPHPTGGWQQARRDRVAELLAADENAWYPDQYNNPDNVEAYRPLALELNAQIGHVDVLVCSVGTGGHSAGVARVLREFNPNLRLIGVDTIGSTIFGQPAATRVMRGLGSSIYPRNVDYAAFDEVHWVAPADAVWAARTLASTYYASGGWSVGAVGLVAGWAARNHPAGTTIAAVFPDGPQRYFDTVYNDDYCRDLGLLDHQPADEPETIANAGDRVVQTWTRCETVADPTAVAR; from the coding sequence ATGAACCATGCCCTGTCCACCCGTTCATTCCACGTACTGCGCCGAAACCGCGGTCCCAACACCATGGTCGGTCACACTCCCACGCTGTGGGTGTCCACTCCGTTCGCCGACGCCGGGCGCGGATTCTGGGCGAAACTCGAAGGTTTCAACCCCGGCGGTATGAAGGACCGGCCCGCCATGCACATGGTCGAACAGGCCCGGGCCCGCGGCGACCTGAAACCCGGCGGCCACATCATCGAATCGACCAGTGGCACATTGGGTCTGGGGCTCGCATTCGCGGGAACGATCTACCACCACCCGGTGACCCTGGTGACCGATCCGGGTCTGGAACCCATCATCGAGCGCATGTTGACCGCCTACGGTGCCCAGGTGTCGACGGTGACCGAACCGCATCCCACCGGGGGGTGGCAGCAGGCCCGGCGGGACCGGGTGGCCGAACTGCTCGCCGCTGACGAGAACGCCTGGTACCCGGACCAGTACAACAACCCGGACAACGTCGAGGCTTACCGGCCGCTGGCACTGGAACTCAATGCCCAGATCGGCCATGTCGACGTGCTGGTCTGCTCCGTTGGCACCGGCGGGCATTCGGCCGGAGTGGCACGGGTGCTGCGTGAGTTCAACCCGAACCTGCGGCTGATCGGGGTCGACACCATCGGCTCGACGATCTTCGGTCAACCCGCCGCGACCCGCGTCATGCGCGGCCTTGGCTCGAGCATCTATCCCCGCAACGTGGATTACGCCGCGTTCGACGAGGTGCACTGGGTCGCACCGGCCGACGCGGTGTGGGCCGCCAGGACGCTGGCGTCGACGTACTACGCGAGCGGGGGATGGAGCGTCGGCGCAGTCGGTCTGGTCGCGGGCTGGGCAGCGCGAAACCACCCGGCCGGCACCACGATTGCCGCGGTGTTCCCCGACGGACCGCAGCGATACTTCGACACGGTGTACAACGACGACTACTGCCGTGACCTCGGTCTGCTCGATCACCAACCGGCCGACGAACCGGAGACGATCGCCAACGCAGGCGACCGCGTGGTGCAGACCTGGACCCGTTGCGAGACGGTCGCCGACCCGACGGCCGTGGCCCGATGA
- a CDS encoding heavy metal translocating P-type ATPase, whose translation MTCASCAGRIERKLNNLDGVTATVNFATEKATVDVAGEVTPEELIEAVETAGYTAQLPATEPGETHAEDDPTAALRTRLIVSAVLTIPVVAMAMIPALQFTNWQWLSLTLAAPVVVWGALPFHRAAWTNLRHGTATMDTLISMGTIAAFGWSLYALFWGTAGMPGMTHPFSLSISQSDGTGNIYLEVAAGVTTFILAGRYFEARSKRRAGAALRALLELGAKDVAVLRNGVEQRIPIESLAVDDEFVVRPGEKIATDGEVVDGSSAVDASMLTGESVPVEVAPGDQVVGATVNVGGRLVVRAKRIGSDTQLAQMARLVEDAQSGKAQAQRLADKVSAVFVPIVIALAVGTLGFWLGTGGPVAAAFTAAVAVLIIACPCALGLATPTALLVGTGRGAQLGILIKGPEVLESTRRVDTVVLDKTGTVTTGAMTLLDVIAAAGEDAAEVLRLAGAVEDGSEHPIARAVAKGARDKVGELPPVEDFANVAGLGVQGVVDGHALVVGRRQLLADWSQSLPPELDTAMREAQALGRTAIAVGWDGQARAVLVVADAVKPTSKEAIEQLRALGLDPIMLTGDNEAAAQAIAEQVGVQEVYAEVLPQDKVDVIKRLQDEGRVVAMVGDGVNDAAALAQADLGLAMGTGTDVAIEASDLTLVRGDLRAAADAIRLSRRTLATIKGNLFWAFAYNVAALPLAAAGLLNPMLAGAAMAFSSVFVVSNSLRLRRFR comes from the coding sequence ATGACGTGTGCCTCGTGTGCCGGACGCATCGAACGGAAGCTCAACAACCTGGACGGCGTCACGGCGACGGTGAACTTCGCAACCGAGAAGGCCACCGTCGACGTCGCGGGTGAAGTGACGCCCGAGGAGCTGATCGAGGCCGTCGAAACCGCGGGCTACACAGCACAACTGCCCGCCACCGAACCGGGCGAGACTCATGCCGAGGACGATCCGACCGCCGCACTGCGCACCCGGCTGATCGTGTCGGCCGTGCTGACCATTCCCGTGGTGGCCATGGCGATGATCCCGGCGCTGCAGTTCACCAACTGGCAGTGGCTCTCGCTGACCCTGGCCGCGCCGGTCGTGGTGTGGGGCGCGCTGCCGTTCCACCGGGCCGCCTGGACCAACCTTCGGCACGGCACCGCCACCATGGACACGCTCATCTCGATGGGCACCATCGCGGCGTTCGGCTGGTCGCTGTACGCGCTGTTCTGGGGTACCGCCGGGATGCCGGGTATGACGCATCCGTTCTCGCTGTCCATCTCGCAATCCGACGGCACCGGCAACATCTACCTGGAAGTCGCCGCGGGTGTCACCACCTTCATCCTGGCCGGCCGGTATTTCGAGGCGCGGTCCAAGCGGCGTGCCGGGGCGGCACTGCGCGCGCTGCTCGAGCTCGGCGCCAAGGACGTCGCGGTGCTGCGAAACGGTGTGGAACAACGCATTCCCATCGAGTCGCTGGCCGTGGACGACGAGTTCGTGGTCCGGCCCGGAGAGAAGATCGCCACCGACGGTGAGGTGGTCGACGGTTCGTCCGCGGTGGATGCCTCGATGCTCACCGGCGAATCGGTGCCGGTCGAAGTCGCCCCGGGGGACCAGGTCGTCGGCGCGACCGTCAACGTCGGCGGCCGGCTCGTCGTGCGGGCCAAGCGAATCGGATCCGACACCCAGCTGGCCCAGATGGCCCGGTTGGTCGAGGACGCGCAATCCGGCAAGGCACAGGCGCAACGGCTGGCCGACAAGGTCTCCGCGGTGTTCGTGCCGATCGTCATCGCGCTCGCGGTGGGCACCCTGGGTTTCTGGCTGGGTACCGGCGGCCCGGTGGCCGCGGCCTTCACGGCCGCGGTGGCGGTGTTGATCATCGCCTGCCCGTGTGCGCTGGGCCTGGCCACTCCGACGGCGCTGTTGGTCGGGACGGGCCGCGGTGCCCAGCTCGGCATCCTGATCAAGGGGCCCGAGGTGCTGGAGTCCACCCGTCGCGTGGACACCGTGGTGCTGGACAAGACCGGGACGGTGACCACCGGGGCGATGACGCTGCTCGACGTGATCGCGGCTGCCGGAGAGGATGCCGCCGAGGTGCTGCGGTTGGCCGGTGCGGTCGAGGACGGCTCCGAGCACCCGATCGCGCGGGCCGTCGCCAAGGGCGCCCGCGACAAGGTCGGGGAGCTGCCTCCGGTGGAGGATTTCGCCAATGTGGCGGGACTCGGGGTGCAGGGCGTCGTCGACGGCCATGCCCTCGTGGTGGGCCGGCGCCAGTTGCTGGCCGACTGGTCGCAGAGTCTGCCCCCGGAGTTGGATACCGCGATGCGCGAGGCCCAGGCCCTGGGCCGCACGGCGATTGCCGTGGGCTGGGACGGGCAGGCGCGCGCGGTGCTGGTGGTCGCGGACGCGGTCAAGCCCACCTCGAAGGAGGCGATCGAGCAGCTGCGCGCCCTCGGTCTGGATCCGATCATGCTGACCGGCGACAACGAGGCGGCAGCGCAGGCGATCGCCGAACAGGTTGGTGTCCAAGAGGTTTACGCCGAGGTGCTGCCGCAGGACAAGGTCGATGTGATCAAACGCCTGCAGGACGAGGGCCGGGTGGTGGCCATGGTCGGCGACGGCGTCAACGACGCCGCGGCGCTGGCCCAGGCGGATCTCGGCCTGGCCATGGGTACCGGCACCGATGTGGCGATCGAGGCCAGTGACCTGACCCTGGTCCGCGGTGATCTGCGGGCGGCCGCCGATGCCATCCGGTTGTCCCGGCGCACGCTGGCCACGATCAAGGGCAACCTGTTCTGGGCATTCGCCTACAACGTCGCCGCGTTGCCACTGGCCGCGGCCGGACTGCTCAACCCCATGTTGGCCGGTGCCGCCATGGCGTTCTCCTCGGTGTTCGTGGTCAGTAACAGCCTGCGGCTGAGACGATTCCGATGA
- a CDS encoding heavy-metal-associated domain-containing protein, producing MSTQTVTVTGMTCGHCVTSVREEVGGLPGVRAVEVDLSTGLVTIDSDSQLDPSAISDAVAEAGYAVAG from the coding sequence ATGAGTACCCAGACTGTCACGGTCACTGGCATGACCTGCGGGCACTGCGTCACGTCGGTGCGTGAAGAGGTCGGCGGCCTTCCCGGTGTGCGCGCCGTCGAGGTCGACCTGTCGACCGGGCTGGTGACCATCGACAGCGACAGTCAGCTCGATCCGTCCGCCATCAGCGACGCGGTCGCCGAGGCCGGCTACGCCGTCGCGGGTTGA
- a CDS encoding response regulator transcription factor — MEHIPGGYRALVVDDEAPLAEVIASYLTREQFEVTLAHDGPEALRLAREVDPDVVVLDLGLPGIDGVEVCRSLRTFSDAYVVMLTARDTEVDTIVGLSVGADDYMTKPFSPRELVARIRAMLRRPRVSSPASAGGRVFGALRIDVDGRQVFLDGDPIMLTRTEFDVLAALSARPGVALSRRQLLESVWETTYVGNEHLVDVHIGHLRRKLGDDPADPLYVITVRGVGYRMGTGQDGQR, encoded by the coding sequence ATGGAGCACATTCCGGGCGGCTACCGAGCCCTGGTGGTCGACGACGAAGCCCCGCTCGCCGAGGTCATCGCCAGTTATCTGACCCGCGAACAGTTCGAGGTCACCCTGGCCCACGACGGACCGGAGGCACTGCGGCTGGCCCGCGAGGTCGACCCCGACGTGGTGGTTCTCGACCTCGGCCTGCCCGGCATCGACGGCGTGGAAGTCTGTCGATCGCTGCGCACGTTCTCCGACGCCTATGTGGTGATGCTGACCGCCCGCGACACCGAGGTGGACACCATCGTCGGCCTGTCGGTGGGCGCCGACGACTACATGACCAAACCGTTCAGCCCGCGGGAACTGGTGGCCAGGATCCGGGCCATGCTGCGCCGGCCGCGCGTCTCCTCCCCCGCGTCGGCCGGCGGCCGGGTGTTCGGTGCGCTGCGCATCGACGTCGACGGCCGCCAGGTGTTCCTCGACGGCGACCCGATCATGCTGACGCGCACCGAATTCGACGTGCTCGCCGCCCTCTCGGCCCGCCCCGGAGTGGCGCTCAGTCGTCGTCAGCTGCTGGAATCCGTCTGGGAGACCACCTATGTCGGCAATGAACACCTCGTCGACGTCCATATCGGTCACCTCCGGCGCAAGCTCGGCGACGATCCTGCCGACCCGCTGTATGTGATCACGGTGCGCGGCGTCGGATACCGGATGGGTACCGGGCAGGACGGCCAACGGTGA
- a CDS encoding HAMP domain-containing sensor histidine kinase translates to MSAGLRTRLLSAQALVLVAGAGTTGLVAAIVGPPLFREHLHRAGVSGDSAEQMHAEEAYVYATMISIGVASCVAILAALIVTWYVGRRLQKSLTQVSQAATAIADGHYDSRVPPAHLGDEFDSLANSFNQMAGRLEAVDAGRRRLFSDLAHEIRTPVSVLEAYFEAIEDGVRTLDPETVSMLRQQTHRLVRFADDAGALAKAEESPATVTPVPVATDAVVAAAVAAAQDRFDDKGVTLAWRADENLPSLWADPHRLAQILGNLLDNALRHTPAGGRVTIDASMAADRSVTLTVTDTGEGIPAEHLPHVFERFYRADTARDRDHGGSGIGLAIVKALVEAHRGRITVSSSGAGTTFTIILPTG, encoded by the coding sequence GTGAGCGCCGGCCTGCGTACCCGACTGCTCTCGGCCCAGGCCCTGGTGCTGGTCGCCGGCGCGGGCACCACCGGACTCGTGGCTGCCATCGTCGGTCCCCCGCTGTTCCGCGAACATCTGCACCGCGCAGGGGTATCCGGCGACTCGGCCGAGCAGATGCACGCCGAAGAGGCCTACGTCTACGCCACGATGATCTCGATCGGGGTGGCATCCTGCGTCGCGATCCTGGCGGCGCTCATCGTCACCTGGTACGTCGGCAGGCGGCTGCAGAAGTCGCTCACCCAGGTGTCGCAGGCCGCGACGGCCATCGCCGACGGCCACTACGATTCGCGGGTTCCTCCGGCCCATCTCGGTGACGAGTTCGACTCCCTGGCAAATTCTTTCAATCAGATGGCCGGGAGGCTGGAGGCTGTCGACGCCGGCCGTCGCAGATTGTTCAGCGATCTTGCCCATGAGATCCGGACTCCGGTTTCGGTTCTGGAGGCCTACTTCGAGGCCATCGAGGACGGCGTGAGAACTCTTGACCCCGAGACTGTTTCGATGCTGCGCCAGCAGACGCACCGCCTGGTCCGGTTCGCCGACGATGCCGGTGCCCTGGCCAAGGCCGAAGAAAGCCCTGCCACGGTCACGCCGGTCCCGGTGGCGACGGACGCCGTGGTGGCCGCCGCGGTCGCCGCGGCCCAGGATCGGTTCGACGACAAGGGCGTGACGCTGGCCTGGCGGGCGGACGAGAACCTGCCGTCGCTGTGGGCGGACCCGCACCGGCTGGCCCAGATCCTGGGCAACCTGCTCGACAACGCGCTGCGACACACTCCGGCCGGTGGCCGGGTGACGATCGATGCCAGCATGGCTGCCGACCGGAGCGTCACGCTGACGGTGACCGATACCGGCGAGGGCATCCCTGCCGAGCACCTGCCCCATGTCTTCGAACGGTTCTACCGGGCCGACACCGCGCGCGACCGCGACCACGGCGGCTCCGGGATCGGACTGGCGATCGTGAAAGCCCTGGTCGAAGCGCACCGTGGCCGCATCACCGTGAGCAGTTCGGGCGCTGGGACCACCTTCACGATCATCCTGCCGACCGGTTAG
- a CDS encoding DUF305 domain-containing protein: MTKLMMLSAGAVVAAALVAGCSNDKADRTADLEMTNTQSTSAAASSPVASEAHNDADVMFAQHMIPHHQQAVEMSDVLLAKQGIDARVTDLATQIKGAQAPEIEQMQGWLKQWGNPPMPPMPPMPQQGHGDMGHGNMGQGDMGQGDMPAMQGMVSETDMNALRNAQGAEAAKLYLTHMIAHHEGAITMAQDEIKDGQYPAAVEMARTIVKTQQQEIDTMREILGSL; encoded by the coding sequence ATGACGAAACTGATGATGCTGAGCGCCGGCGCGGTGGTCGCGGCGGCCCTGGTGGCCGGTTGTAGCAACGACAAGGCCGACAGGACTGCCGATCTGGAAATGACCAACACCCAGAGCACCTCGGCGGCAGCGAGCTCACCGGTCGCCAGTGAGGCTCACAACGATGCCGACGTGATGTTCGCCCAGCACATGATCCCGCACCACCAGCAGGCGGTCGAGATGAGCGATGTGCTGCTGGCCAAGCAGGGCATCGACGCGCGGGTGACTGATCTGGCCACTCAGATCAAGGGTGCCCAGGCCCCGGAGATCGAGCAGATGCAGGGCTGGCTGAAACAGTGGGGCAACCCCCCGATGCCGCCGATGCCGCCGATGCCGCAGCAGGGCCACGGCGACATGGGCCACGGCAACATGGGCCAGGGTGACATGGGTCAGGGTGACATGCCCGCCATGCAGGGCATGGTGTCGGAGACCGACATGAATGCGCTGCGCAATGCCCAGGGCGCCGAGGCGGCCAAGCTGTACCTGACGCACATGATCGCTCACCACGAGGGCGCGATCACCATGGCGCAGGATGAGATCAAGGACGGTCAGTATCCCGCCGCGGTCGAGATGGCCCGCACCATCGTGAAGACGCAGCAGCAGGAGATCGACACCATGCGCGAGATCCTGGGTTCGCTCTAA
- a CDS encoding adenylate/guanylate cyclase domain-containing protein codes for MVADPTLLDGLDGEAGAQRAELVEWLLSRGITADQIRQAVTPMLLASRRVAGDDGTYVSTREISEQTGLDVALVQRLQRAMGLATVDDPDAAVLLRADAEAVGFAERFLELGIAPDQLVLITRVLSEGLGRAAEVMRYAALAAVLTPGATELETAKASEALVAEAAPLIGPMIRDMLFVQLRHAMETEAVNASERAEGLPLPGARSVTIAFADIVGFTRLGEVVQPEDLERLANRLADAAREVAVGPVRLIKTIGDAVMFVSPDPAALLDAALKLVAATETDEDFPRLRVGLATGPAVSRAGDWFGSSVNLASRVTGAARPGTVLVAESARAAIAEAGADDRFGWSFAGARHLKGVKSDVKLFRARPA; via the coding sequence ATGGTGGCAGACCCCACACTCCTGGACGGACTCGACGGCGAAGCCGGAGCGCAGCGTGCCGAGTTGGTCGAATGGCTGTTGTCCCGCGGCATCACCGCCGACCAGATCCGCCAGGCCGTCACCCCGATGTTGCTGGCCTCGCGCCGGGTGGCAGGCGACGACGGCACCTATGTGTCGACTCGCGAGATCAGCGAGCAGACCGGACTGGACGTCGCGCTCGTGCAGCGACTGCAACGGGCGATGGGGCTGGCGACCGTCGACGACCCCGATGCCGCGGTGCTGTTGCGGGCCGATGCCGAGGCGGTGGGCTTCGCCGAGCGTTTCCTCGAGTTGGGCATCGCCCCGGACCAGCTCGTGTTGATCACGCGGGTGCTCTCCGAGGGGCTCGGTCGGGCCGCCGAGGTGATGCGCTATGCCGCGCTGGCGGCAGTGTTGACGCCGGGAGCGACGGAACTGGAAACCGCCAAGGCGAGCGAGGCGCTGGTTGCCGAGGCGGCCCCGCTGATCGGGCCGATGATCCGGGACATGCTGTTCGTGCAATTGCGCCATGCGATGGAGACCGAGGCGGTCAACGCTTCCGAGCGGGCCGAGGGGCTTCCGCTGCCCGGTGCGCGGTCGGTCACCATCGCGTTCGCCGACATCGTCGGGTTCACCCGGCTGGGCGAGGTCGTGCAGCCCGAAGACCTTGAGCGGCTGGCGAACCGGCTGGCCGACGCGGCACGCGAGGTGGCGGTCGGCCCGGTACGGCTGATCAAGACGATCGGCGATGCGGTGATGTTCGTCAGCCCCGATCCGGCGGCACTGCTCGACGCGGCCCTGAAGTTGGTGGCCGCCACCGAAACCGACGAGGACTTCCCGCGGCTGCGGGTCGGGCTGGCGACCGGGCCTGCGGTGAGCCGGGCCGGTGACTGGTTCGGCAGCTCGGTCAACCTGGCGAGCCGGGTCACCGGGGCGGCGCGGCCCGGCACCGTGCTGGTGGCCGAGTCCGCCCGCGCGGCGATCGCCGAGGCCGGGGCCGACGACCGGTTCGGGTGGTCATTTGCCGGAGCCCGTCACCTCAAGGGCGTCAAGAGTGACGTGAAGCTGTTCCGGGCCAGGCCCGCATAG
- a CDS encoding GAF domain-containing protein, giving the protein MAGSSIPEPAVSPGEDPRRYAMLLSAVYDATMSGDRAPARPRAVIEDSWNRLRAKGINPDHHIPPQVDTSGLDLLRQQSGLIAVLDDVSRGLDSVIEEGDNILVVADARGRVLWRSGSPRVLSLADRLGFIEGATWSENAVGTNGIGTALASHRAVQIFSAEHFLRTHHPWTCAGAPIRDPRTGQVIGIVDVSGPASTVHPTTVALVDLVARLAESHLREAHDRTLNRLRAVAAPILARVGSPALAVDTEGWVAAVDCLPLHNRILLPESGLPGRVWIPPLGMCDVEGLPGGWLVRVADDAEPSAAPSRVILDLRDGEPSLEMSGQFGSWRRSISSRHAEILLVLATSRQGRSAPELAEDLYGDRSRVVTVRAEMSRLRKQFVGLVAGKPYRFGDSVVVDVRYPQDMSSLLASSTAPAVHAARRYTLT; this is encoded by the coding sequence ATGGCCGGTTCGTCGATACCTGAGCCCGCGGTCTCACCTGGTGAGGATCCGCGGCGGTACGCCATGCTCCTGTCGGCGGTGTACGACGCGACCATGTCGGGTGACCGCGCGCCTGCGCGCCCTCGGGCGGTGATCGAAGACTCCTGGAACAGGCTGCGCGCCAAGGGGATAAACCCGGATCATCACATTCCGCCGCAAGTCGATACGTCCGGCCTGGACTTGCTGCGGCAGCAGTCCGGACTCATCGCCGTGCTCGACGACGTGTCGCGCGGGCTGGACTCGGTGATCGAAGAGGGCGACAACATCCTGGTGGTGGCCGATGCCAGGGGCCGGGTGCTGTGGCGCTCGGGCTCGCCGCGCGTACTCAGCCTCGCCGACCGCCTCGGTTTCATCGAGGGGGCGACGTGGAGCGAGAACGCGGTGGGCACCAACGGGATCGGTACCGCGCTCGCCTCGCATCGTGCGGTGCAGATCTTCTCGGCCGAGCATTTCCTGCGCACCCACCACCCGTGGACGTGTGCCGGTGCGCCGATCCGGGATCCCCGGACCGGTCAGGTGATCGGCATCGTGGACGTGTCCGGCCCGGCCTCCACCGTGCATCCGACGACGGTCGCCCTGGTGGACCTGGTGGCGCGGCTCGCGGAATCGCACCTGCGCGAGGCGCATGACAGAACGTTGAACCGCTTGCGTGCGGTGGCGGCGCCCATCCTGGCCAGAGTGGGCAGCCCGGCGCTGGCAGTGGATACCGAGGGCTGGGTGGCGGCGGTGGACTGCTTGCCGCTGCACAATCGGATCTTGTTGCCCGAGAGTGGGTTACCCGGCCGGGTGTGGATTCCGCCGCTGGGCATGTGCGATGTGGAGGGGCTGCCCGGCGGGTGGCTGGTCCGGGTGGCCGACGATGCCGAGCCCAGTGCGGCGCCGTCGCGGGTCATCCTCGACCTCCGGGACGGCGAACCGTCGCTGGAGATGTCCGGCCAGTTCGGCAGCTGGCGGCGCAGCATCTCCAGCCGCCACGCCGAGATCCTGTTGGTCTTGGCGACCAGCAGGCAGGGCCGGTCGGCACCGGAGCTGGCGGAGGATCTGTACGGCGATCGGTCCAGGGTGGTGACGGTGCGGGCCGAGATGTCGCGGCTGCGTAAGCAGTTCGTCGGTCTGGTCGCCGGTAAGCCGTACCGCTTCGGGGATTCTGTGGTCGTGGATGTCCGTTATCCCCAGGACATGTCCTCATTGCTCGCGTCCTCGACGGCTCCGGCCGTTCATGCGGCTCGTCGGTATACCTTGACCTGA
- a CDS encoding acetoin reductase: MTLQSKVALVTGAGRGIGRGIALRLAREGADIALVDVVPDGINEVAGEIAGIGSKTTTFVTDVSDRDSVYAAVEHAATALGGFDIMVNNAGVALVGPIAEVTPADVARVWSINVDGVLWGIQAAAAKFIELGRPGKIINASSIAGHDGFAMLGVYSATKFAVRGLTQAAAKEYASAGITVNAYCPGIVGTDMWVEIDKRFAELTGAAEGETFQKYAGGIALGRPETPEDVAGFVAYLAGPDADYMTGQAGLIDGGLVYR; the protein is encoded by the coding sequence GTGACATTGCAGAGCAAGGTGGCGCTGGTGACAGGCGCGGGCCGCGGGATCGGGCGGGGCATCGCGCTGCGGCTGGCACGGGAAGGCGCCGACATCGCACTGGTCGACGTGGTACCGGACGGCATCAACGAGGTGGCCGGGGAGATCGCCGGAATCGGGTCGAAAACAACCACTTTCGTCACCGACGTGAGTGACCGCGATTCGGTGTACGCGGCGGTCGAGCACGCCGCGACCGCCCTCGGCGGGTTCGACATCATGGTCAACAACGCCGGGGTCGCGCTGGTCGGACCGATCGCCGAGGTCACGCCCGCAGACGTCGCCCGGGTGTGGTCGATCAACGTCGACGGCGTGCTGTGGGGAATCCAGGCTGCCGCAGCCAAGTTCATCGAGCTGGGCAGGCCGGGCAAGATCATCAACGCCTCGTCGATCGCCGGTCATGATGGCTTCGCGATGCTCGGGGTGTACAGCGCGACGAAGTTCGCGGTGCGCGGCCTGACCCAGGCCGCGGCCAAGGAGTACGCGTCGGCGGGCATCACCGTCAACGCCTACTGTCCCGGCATCGTCGGCACCGATATGTGGGTCGAGATCGACAAGCGGTTCGCCGAGCTGACCGGCGCCGCCGAGGGGGAGACATTCCAGAAGTACGCGGGCGGCATCGCGTTGGGGCGTCCGGAAACACCCGAGGACGTGGCCGGATTCGTTGCGTATCTGGCCGGACCGGATGCCGATTACATGACTGGTCAGGCAGGTCTGATCGACGGGGGGTTGGTCTATCGGTAG
- a CDS encoding 2,3-butanediol dehydrogenase, which translates to MKAAVYYGPNKVEVADVPEPDPGPGTVKIKVGFNGICGTDLHEYYAGPIFVPTEPHPLTGRQLPLTMGHEFSGTITDVGAGVTGFAPGDRVAVEPIYRCDNCAPCRAGTYNICQQIGFHGLMSDGGMAEYTVVPTDMLHRLPDNVSLELGALVEPMSVAYHAATLGEVGPLHTAVIFGAGPIGIGLWFALRGKGLDDVFVVEPSPTRRSAIETLGARTLDPTELDVPAFIADQTGGRGADAAFDAAGVAPAIEAATACVGARKPTVSVAIYEKPLTTPLLNLVMNESRIQGSLCYTSADFEAVIDLMAQGVYDTRGWVTPIAIDDVIDEGFEALHAGKKMKVLVDPSGGAS; encoded by the coding sequence ATGAAAGCAGCCGTGTACTACGGACCGAACAAGGTCGAAGTCGCCGACGTCCCCGAGCCCGACCCTGGCCCCGGCACCGTCAAGATCAAAGTGGGCTTCAATGGAATATGCGGCACTGACCTGCATGAATACTATGCGGGCCCGATCTTCGTGCCGACCGAGCCGCATCCGCTGACCGGCAGGCAGCTGCCGCTGACCATGGGCCACGAGTTCTCCGGCACCATCACCGATGTGGGCGCGGGCGTCACCGGCTTCGCCCCGGGCGACCGGGTTGCCGTCGAGCCGATTTACCGATGCGACAATTGCGCACCGTGCCGGGCGGGCACCTACAACATCTGTCAGCAGATCGGTTTCCACGGCCTGATGTCCGACGGCGGCATGGCCGAGTACACCGTGGTGCCGACCGACATGCTGCACCGGCTTCCCGACAACGTCTCCCTCGAGCTCGGCGCGCTGGTCGAGCCGATGTCGGTGGCCTACCACGCCGCGACGCTCGGCGAGGTCGGACCGCTACACACCGCGGTGATCTTCGGGGCCGGGCCGATCGGCATCGGCCTGTGGTTCGCGTTGCGGGGCAAAGGGCTCGACGATGTGTTCGTCGTCGAACCCTCACCCACCCGCAGGTCCGCGATCGAGACACTCGGCGCCAGGACCCTGGACCCGACGGAACTCGACGTCCCGGCGTTCATCGCCGATCAGACCGGGGGACGCGGGGCCGACGCGGCCTTCGACGCGGCTGGGGTGGCCCCGGCGATCGAGGCGGCCACCGCGTGTGTGGGTGCACGCAAGCCGACGGTGAGTGTCGCGATCTACGAGAAGCCGCTGACGACACCGCTGCTCAACCTGGTGATGAACGAGTCCAGGATCCAGGGTTCGCTGTGCTACACCTCGGCGGACTTCGAGGCAGTCATTGATCTCATGGCGCAGGGGGTGTACGACACGAGGGGATGGGTCACTCCCATCGCCATCGACGACGTGATCGACGAGGGATTCGAAGCCCTGCACGCAGGCAAGAAGATGAAGGTTCTGGTCGACCCGAGCGGAGGCGCATCGTGA